In one Chitinophaga sancti genomic region, the following are encoded:
- a CDS encoding DNA cytosine methyltransferase — MRKIYFIDLFCGAGGVTSGIHRARYKDQEFAKVIACVNHDPLAIASHEANHPDCIHYVEKIQVLDLAELKVIIKKLRRQDPDCLIFIWASIECTNFSKAKGGLPRDADSRTLAEHLFRYEEELYLDGWFIENVEEFMAWGPLDKNGKPISRRNGEDYLRWVNNMQSYGYNFDYRILNAADFGAHTSRKRYFAQFMRPGLPINWPEATHSKKQVSNGMFGHLAKWKAVKDVLDLSDEGKSIFSRQKALSEKTLERIYAGLVKYVANGEEMFIAKHFSGRPKGKVIPVTGPAGTVTTFNCQSLVNVSFIAKYYSSGGQLNSIEEPASTLPTKDRLSMVQAVWLDKNYSGKHNHQSINQPAGTIVTNDKYALVSAQRAFLMGTNFSNMPTSLDAPAPTITANRKWSYLVNPSWGGYATSTEQPSPVIVARSDKAPIYLVQAENGQLGIEIFETDSPCLIKIKEFMASHGIVDIKMRMLKIPELLRIQGFGDNYHLKGTQADQKKFIGNAVEVNQAKVIIEASYAGIVELSERKTA, encoded by the coding sequence ATGAGAAAGATATATTTCATAGATCTCTTTTGCGGAGCAGGTGGTGTTACTTCAGGCATTCACAGAGCCAGGTATAAAGACCAGGAGTTTGCTAAAGTGATTGCATGTGTCAATCACGATCCGCTGGCAATAGCTTCTCATGAGGCTAATCATCCAGACTGTATACACTACGTTGAAAAGATACAGGTACTTGATCTCGCAGAGTTGAAGGTTATAATAAAGAAGCTACGCCGGCAGGATCCTGATTGTTTGATATTCATTTGGGCCTCCATTGAGTGTACCAATTTTTCAAAGGCTAAAGGAGGACTTCCGCGGGATGCTGACAGTCGTACACTTGCGGAGCATCTGTTCCGGTATGAAGAAGAGTTGTATCTGGATGGATGGTTTATTGAAAACGTAGAAGAGTTTATGGCTTGGGGCCCCCTGGATAAAAATGGCAAGCCAATATCACGGCGTAATGGTGAGGACTATCTGAGATGGGTAAATAATATGCAGTCTTACGGTTACAACTTTGACTACAGGATACTCAATGCCGCGGACTTTGGTGCTCATACTTCCAGAAAAAGATATTTCGCTCAATTCATGCGACCTGGGTTGCCTATTAACTGGCCGGAAGCCACCCATAGCAAAAAGCAAGTTTCAAATGGCATGTTTGGACACCTAGCTAAATGGAAAGCAGTAAAGGACGTACTGGATCTCTCGGATGAAGGGAAGAGTATTTTTTCACGGCAGAAGGCACTTTCTGAAAAGACGCTGGAAAGGATTTATGCTGGTCTGGTTAAGTATGTTGCTAATGGTGAGGAGATGTTCATTGCCAAACATTTTTCCGGCAGGCCAAAGGGGAAGGTCATTCCTGTTACTGGTCCTGCGGGAACTGTAACCACGTTTAATTGTCAATCCTTAGTAAATGTGAGCTTTATAGCAAAGTACTACAGCAGCGGCGGCCAGTTGAACAGCATTGAAGAACCTGCATCAACTTTGCCAACAAAGGATAGGCTATCAATGGTGCAGGCGGTATGGCTTGATAAAAATTACTCAGGAAAACATAACCACCAGTCTATTAATCAGCCGGCCGGCACAATTGTCACTAACGATAAATACGCCCTTGTTTCTGCTCAACGTGCTTTTCTCATGGGTACAAACTTTAGTAACATGCCTACCAGCCTGGATGCACCAGCACCGACAATTACCGCAAATAGAAAGTGGTCCTACCTGGTAAACCCGTCATGGGGAGGATATGCTACCTCTACGGAACAGCCGTCACCTGTGATCGTAGCAAGAAGCGATAAAGCACCGATATACCTGGTGCAGGCAGAAAACGGCCAGCTGGGGATTGAAATCTTTGAAACTGATTCTCCGTGCCTTATTAAAATCAAGGAGTTCATGGCGAGCCACGGTATTGTTGATATCAAAATGCGCATGCTGAAAATACCAGAGTTACTTAGAATTCAGGGGTTTGGTGATAATTATCATCTCAAAGGAACACAGGCGGATCAAAAAAAGTTCATTGGTAATGCTGTGGAGGTGAACCAAGCAAAGGTGATTATTGAGGCAAGCTACGCCGGTATTGTGGAATTGTCAGAACGTAAAACAGCCTAA
- a CDS encoding DNA methyltransferase: MIEYNEFLKRKVRLAGSNGFEVSIDEINPALKPHNRLMVKWNVEGGRRANFASFGLHKTVTQLETIRIILTRTGGRGLIIAPLGVRQEFINDARNILGWQVLPKFIRSINECEETGIYITNYETVRDGKIDPRLFQVASLDEASILRGFGGSKTFREFMRLFTGDGGPLGNRRGSECVPYRFVATATPSPNDYIELLAYADFLGIMDISQAKTRFFKRDSTKADKLTLHAHKEKEFWLWVASWGLFVQKPSDITGDPADDQGYILPELDLRWHELPTDHTSAGSEKSGQGRLFKDVALGLTGAAKEKRDSLSDRISKLLELRAEDPAAHRIIWHDLESERQAIEKAIPSCQAVYGSQKLEVREDTVSAFAYGQIQELAAKPCMLGSGTNLQRHCHWAIYLGIGFKFNDFIQSIHRLLRFLQQHRVRIDLIYTEAEREVRKVLETKWQNHNKQVRVMTDIIKEFGLSQSAMANLLTRKIGVERIEVKGSRYRIVNNDCVLEARRLESNSIGLVLTSIPFATQYEYSPNYSDFGHSENNEEFFEQMDYLTPELYRALIPGRIAAIHVKDRIVPIGMTGLGTQTSYPFHCHTIMHFQKHGFAYMGMKTIVTDVVRENNQTYRLGWSEQCKDGSKMGVGMPEYLLLFRKPPTDTSNSYADIPVVKQKKEYSLSKWQVDAHGYARSSGDRLLTPNEIAGLEHDKIFKVFKDYSLNHVYDFDYHVSIGDSLEATGKLPTTFMLLQPQSWSDDVWTDITRMRTLNSSQYSKGKEMHLCPLQIDLGKRVINQLSNKGDMVLDPFGGIMTVPSLAVELERFGVAFELNHNYFIDGAAYCKAAEESVKMPTLFDL; this comes from the coding sequence ATGATTGAGTATAATGAATTCCTTAAAAGGAAGGTTAGGTTAGCAGGCAGCAACGGATTTGAAGTCAGCATTGATGAGATCAACCCAGCATTGAAACCTCATAATCGGTTAATGGTGAAGTGGAATGTTGAGGGTGGCCGTCGTGCAAACTTCGCTTCATTTGGCTTGCACAAAACAGTAACGCAACTGGAAACCATTCGTATAATTCTCACCAGAACCGGTGGCCGTGGGTTAATCATTGCTCCACTCGGTGTACGGCAGGAGTTTATTAATGATGCAAGGAACATCCTCGGATGGCAGGTACTCCCGAAGTTCATCAGGTCTATCAACGAATGCGAGGAAACCGGGATATACATAACCAATTACGAGACGGTTAGGGATGGTAAGATAGACCCCCGGTTATTCCAGGTAGCATCCCTTGATGAAGCAAGTATATTGAGAGGGTTCGGAGGTAGTAAAACATTCAGAGAATTTATGCGCCTGTTTACCGGTGATGGCGGTCCGCTTGGCAATCGAAGGGGATCAGAATGTGTACCATATAGATTTGTAGCGACGGCAACGCCTTCTCCAAACGACTATATAGAGCTGCTGGCATACGCGGATTTCCTGGGCATTATGGATATCAGCCAGGCCAAAACAAGGTTTTTTAAGCGTGATAGCACCAAGGCAGATAAGCTCACCTTGCATGCACATAAGGAAAAAGAGTTCTGGCTGTGGGTTGCCAGCTGGGGCCTGTTTGTTCAGAAACCTTCTGACATCACTGGAGACCCTGCGGATGATCAGGGTTACATCCTTCCGGAACTTGATTTAAGATGGCACGAGTTGCCAACTGATCATACATCTGCAGGTAGCGAAAAGAGTGGCCAGGGAAGATTGTTTAAAGATGTTGCACTGGGGTTGACTGGCGCTGCAAAGGAAAAACGAGATAGTCTCTCCGATCGCATATCTAAATTATTGGAACTGCGTGCCGAGGATCCAGCTGCTCACAGAATTATCTGGCACGACCTGGAAAGCGAAAGGCAGGCCATTGAAAAAGCGATTCCTTCCTGCCAGGCTGTTTATGGCTCCCAAAAGCTAGAGGTGAGGGAGGATACAGTATCTGCCTTTGCATATGGACAAATTCAGGAGCTGGCAGCTAAACCGTGCATGCTTGGTTCTGGTACCAACTTACAGAGACACTGCCACTGGGCAATATACCTGGGCATCGGATTTAAATTCAATGACTTTATTCAATCCATTCATCGCCTGCTACGATTTCTTCAGCAGCATCGGGTACGTATTGACCTTATCTATACCGAGGCAGAGCGCGAAGTCAGAAAGGTTCTTGAAACGAAATGGCAAAATCATAATAAACAAGTTCGAGTAATGACAGACATAATAAAAGAATTTGGGCTATCACAATCAGCCATGGCGAATCTGCTTACCAGGAAGATTGGCGTTGAAAGAATCGAGGTGAAAGGCAGCCGGTACCGCATTGTGAACAATGATTGTGTTTTGGAGGCACGGAGACTGGAATCGAATAGCATAGGCCTGGTACTTACCAGCATCCCGTTCGCAACTCAATACGAGTATTCCCCGAATTATTCAGACTTCGGTCATAGTGAAAATAATGAGGAGTTCTTTGAACAGATGGACTACCTCACACCGGAGCTTTACCGTGCACTTATTCCCGGGAGAATAGCAGCAATTCATGTTAAGGATAGGATTGTTCCGATCGGGATGACAGGCCTGGGAACTCAAACTTCATATCCCTTCCATTGTCATACCATCATGCACTTTCAGAAACACGGGTTTGCGTATATGGGCATGAAGACAATTGTGACTGATGTAGTACGTGAGAATAACCAAACCTATCGCCTCGGGTGGTCAGAGCAATGTAAAGACGGTAGCAAAATGGGGGTGGGAATGCCAGAGTATCTGCTCCTTTTTAGAAAACCTCCTACCGATACCTCAAACAGTTATGCCGACATCCCGGTAGTAAAGCAAAAGAAGGAGTACTCTTTATCAAAATGGCAGGTAGATGCACATGGCTATGCCCGGTCATCTGGTGATAGGCTGCTTACTCCAAATGAGATTGCTGGTTTGGAGCATGATAAAATTTTCAAGGTGTTCAAAGACTATTCCTTAAATCATGTTTACGATTTCGATTATCATGTTTCAATCGGGGATTCTCTGGAAGCCACTGGAAAGCTGCCAACAACTTTTATGCTCTTACAGCCTCAGAGCTGGTCAGATGACGTATGGACGGATATTACAAGAATGAGGACACTCAATAGTTCTCAGTACAGCAAAGGTAAGGAGATGCACCTTTGTCCGCTTCAAATAGACCTGGGGAAGCGGGTGATCAATCAGCTTTCCAATAAAGGTGATATGGTTTTGGATCCCTTCGGTGGAATAATGACGGTACCGTCATTGGCTGTTGAACTGGAAAGGTTTGGGGTTGCATTTGAGCTAAATCATAATTACTTCATTGACGGTGCAGCATACTGTAAAGCTGCAGAAGAAAGTGTAAAAATGCCAACCCTATTCGACCTGTAA
- a CDS encoding PBSX family phage terminase large subunit — MGSEYRHKFSKLYKPVFTTKARYIHIWGGRAAGRSHFGTRYFLFLLTQTNYFRGVFLRNVFSDIRDSLFADFKDRLEESDFDEEDFEINESKMTILYKPTGNTIISKGFRKSSGNRSAKLKSLAGITHVLIEEADENPEGDVNKLDDSIRTDKIDNIQVIFLYNPPSKNHWLIKRFYNLEECGLFDGKPYTDSNGNYHPEGKPLPYYKAIPKENPDVLCIHSTYKDNIKNLNAKTVAKYQAYGDTNSQFYNAEQYYVDVCGLVPEGARGRIYRNWKHITLAFFRSLPYTSIYAIDFGYSGDPVAVVELKIHNNRAFWHEVIYEPGLTNPALADMMRLRGVPRNAIIIADSAEPKSIQELRDLGFTHIRAADKGPDSLKFGIKQVAAMENYGTECSDNLWMENEEYKWKLGADGEPTDEPVDANNHLKDAGRYGITTYKGLKRKKKTKVANTSTDTSSLPSSSLSKLDWI, encoded by the coding sequence ATGGGGAGTGAGTACAGACACAAGTTCTCTAAGCTTTATAAGCCTGTTTTCACCACCAAGGCTCGCTACATTCACATTTGGGGTGGCCGGGCCGCTGGGCGTTCCCATTTCGGCACCAGGTATTTCCTGTTCCTTCTTACCCAAACCAACTACTTCCGAGGTGTATTCCTACGCAACGTGTTCTCTGATATCAGGGATTCCCTGTTTGCCGACTTCAAAGACCGGTTAGAGGAAAGTGACTTCGACGAGGAAGACTTTGAGATCAATGAGAGCAAGATGACGATCCTGTATAAGCCTACAGGTAATACGATCATCAGTAAGGGTTTTAGAAAATCAAGCGGCAACCGGTCTGCAAAGCTGAAATCACTGGCGGGTATTACACATGTACTTATTGAGGAGGCAGACGAGAACCCTGAAGGTGATGTCAACAAGCTGGATGATTCCATACGTACCGATAAGATTGACAATATCCAGGTTATCTTCCTATACAACCCTCCCAGCAAAAACCATTGGCTTATAAAGCGCTTTTACAACCTGGAGGAATGTGGTTTATTCGATGGAAAGCCATACACAGATTCAAACGGCAATTACCATCCGGAAGGAAAGCCGCTCCCATATTACAAAGCCATTCCGAAGGAAAACCCTGATGTTCTTTGTATCCACTCTACCTACAAAGACAACATCAAGAACCTCAATGCAAAGACTGTAGCCAAATACCAGGCATATGGAGATACCAATAGCCAGTTCTACAACGCTGAACAGTACTATGTGGACGTATGCGGCTTGGTGCCGGAGGGTGCGCGTGGTAGAATTTACAGGAACTGGAAGCATATTACCCTCGCCTTCTTCAGATCTCTACCCTACACGTCTATATATGCCATTGACTTTGGTTACTCTGGTGATCCCGTTGCGGTGGTAGAACTCAAGATACATAATAACAGGGCCTTCTGGCATGAGGTGATTTATGAACCTGGCCTAACTAATCCGGCTTTGGCAGACATGATGCGGCTACGCGGGGTACCGCGAAATGCAATTATTATCGCTGATTCGGCAGAGCCAAAGAGTATTCAGGAATTACGGGATCTTGGATTTACCCATATCAGAGCAGCCGACAAGGGTCCTGATAGCCTCAAATTTGGTATCAAGCAAGTCGCTGCTATGGAGAACTATGGTACAGAATGTTCTGATAACCTATGGATGGAGAACGAAGAGTATAAGTGGAAACTCGGCGCTGATGGTGAACCAACAGACGAGCCAGTAGACGCAAACAACCACCTTAAAGATGCGGGCAGGTATGGTATTACAACTTATAAAGGGCTGAAGCGCAAAAAGAAAACCAAGGTGGCAAATACAAGTACTGACACATCCTCGTTACCATCGTCCTCACTCTCAAAGTTGGATTGGATATAA
- a CDS encoding phage tail tape measure protein: MGATFGKVQKIYELRTLGYDQVGKQLDNIVVKFNNIKKAKQDAAKAMADASKAQGTESEAFKKANAAYDEARLKQIQLKTEYTNTKNELQALQIVRQAEINQQKQQQSSTQAAAGSYNALRKEYNELRKATQNVTTGSPVQFQGQTISYDQAIQKLQQLSAAEQNFRRQFTQDKLLVGEYTSGIVQAFKQMGLDDLVGGQITKAKSRLKDLNSSFAQLKTEYDRVKVAGTGGLDAIEKKMIANRQEANQLNQQVHQLEAEFRGVGSVGSQITAGIANGFADMKNQLAQFVIGYFGFQAILSGAQKLIHQNYELSDSIAQIKIYTKGTTEEVNGLIDSLKKLDTRTSLAGLVDIATLVAKKGVAKDEIVGVTQALDQLFVVLGKEAGDPHEAVASMVKLVNVYSEDKHVTAKNIGDIGAAIAKLTSSGVATGRFLINFAERMAGIRGITGLSIDKVLGLGAALEELGQRSEVSGTALSQLIVKLFTDTQKYADITGKSLKEFKALLNDSPIDAFVLVAEKLKGNAGEMEKFFEGVTDIHARSGKMVGVLGDIAGNAEYARKRLAAATAAMGDQASLASAFAEKNQTFAATLDKIGKQFEILGSNRSVQVLLTSIAGIITFLLGNIPGLVIATGVWAAGWAILNKELFLAKANLLLVNAQILAGRIALAAITIFTNAYSVALALWTGTMRVATVTAQFLNSTLLATPLGIILTLAGLAAGTMAAFAGAISGTTEKVLAHAASLRLLNDIQNRVQDQIGATVNKTKLLSSVVADHTISETSRKKALQDLIAIAPEYLNKLTLENAATAEGKQILDGYLKSLREKAELQAGEGIANKAIEDRTKLEKTLFDLELKRKQGKTGKNDLTDEEQKFLSTGRRSVPFGAAIGSLFGKSTIDAAIQGVQDQINAKNEEVDQANAFVKAKYDKLGQTVKEGNEAVTNAPKPRTISTVKEEIKTLDEQINVAEIGSQKLKDLVSQRTKLQKELQDAEGKTNGKDNASKITGTQRDELRDKEAAREEELSFQKLKFAEGKLSEEDYLKNILQINRKYIDAKLALIKGSNSAERKLISDLKSEKVDNERETNEKLFKLGEERIKDTFDHARKEAESTLRAVENSPIATPSELAQAKLDADKAILTAQTAFNESMDQLEKSLHVQSKKNAEERADSITTVNQNIQKDQLSLSKATIEDIKKQGEAEIAAYKANVEKQKLAVAQSNKSTPVKQNLTDKLNKTEEIGVLALEVATMEKLLPKYKQQLKDKEKTKQEYNEFVTQLYEKQQALQKATLEGQKKNLLSFADGLKSIIQKLFVASDEMSATIMQGLSGAYSLAQDAMNGFFNNEQQRIKESQKNMQDRLDTELEQAKARAQSKAEEERLEKQYALKKKQADKQAGEELKKAKKKEARLALVTELANIAAAAAANVLNGVTFGAAGVAQFAVQSVLALGRYAIRINEIDNTQFAYGGSPDVPTRGGRFGGKPHSQGGTPFMYKGRRFEGEIDELAVIRTKNAPTGTYSITGNHTQIASGLNALGGGISFAPGAQIQKYEFGGGLGESLKAPVFTPSYSNSPVNTNSAESEKYYDLILEQTKAIQAVNGRIDKIEVVQVTRSVTDAQKKHVKQSNIGTL; the protein is encoded by the coding sequence ATGGGTGCAACTTTCGGGAAAGTACAGAAAATATACGAGCTGCGGACGCTCGGATACGACCAGGTAGGTAAACAGCTTGACAACATAGTTGTCAAATTCAACAATATCAAAAAAGCAAAACAAGATGCGGCTAAAGCTATGGCCGATGCATCAAAGGCACAGGGTACTGAGTCAGAAGCATTTAAAAAAGCTAATGCTGCATATGATGAAGCCAGATTGAAGCAAATACAGCTCAAGACAGAATATACAAATACTAAAAACGAACTTCAGGCTTTACAAATTGTAAGACAAGCAGAAATCAACCAACAAAAACAGCAGCAATCAAGCACCCAGGCTGCTGCTGGAAGCTATAATGCTTTACGGAAAGAATATAATGAACTTCGTAAAGCAACACAAAATGTAACAACAGGATCTCCTGTCCAATTTCAGGGGCAAACTATATCCTATGACCAGGCTATTCAAAAACTTCAACAATTATCTGCTGCAGAGCAAAATTTCCGCCGTCAATTCACCCAGGATAAGCTACTCGTAGGGGAATATACCAGTGGGATCGTGCAGGCATTTAAGCAAATGGGGCTTGACGACCTTGTTGGCGGACAAATTACAAAAGCGAAAAGCCGACTGAAAGATTTAAACTCCTCTTTTGCCCAGCTGAAGACAGAATATGATCGGGTAAAAGTTGCTGGAACAGGCGGTTTAGATGCTATCGAAAAGAAAATGATAGCCAATCGCCAGGAAGCAAACCAACTTAATCAACAGGTTCACCAACTGGAAGCAGAATTCAGGGGTGTCGGTTCTGTCGGTAGTCAGATTACAGCTGGCATTGCCAATGGCTTTGCTGATATGAAAAATCAGCTGGCACAGTTCGTAATAGGTTATTTTGGATTCCAGGCAATATTATCTGGTGCGCAAAAGCTGATCCACCAAAACTATGAGCTGTCAGATTCTATTGCTCAAATCAAGATTTACACGAAAGGAACTACGGAAGAGGTAAACGGTTTAATTGACAGTTTGAAAAAGCTGGATACCCGTACATCACTCGCCGGCTTAGTTGATATCGCTACCCTTGTGGCAAAAAAGGGTGTTGCTAAGGATGAGATCGTAGGCGTTACCCAGGCGCTTGATCAGTTGTTTGTGGTGCTCGGCAAGGAGGCCGGCGATCCGCATGAAGCGGTGGCTAGCATGGTAAAGCTAGTGAATGTATACAGCGAGGACAAGCACGTAACAGCAAAAAACATTGGTGATATCGGAGCCGCCATCGCAAAACTTACATCTTCTGGTGTGGCAACAGGCCGATTCCTTATCAATTTTGCAGAACGTATGGCAGGGATTAGAGGGATCACGGGGCTTTCGATTGATAAGGTTCTCGGTTTGGGAGCTGCTTTGGAAGAATTGGGCCAGCGTTCAGAGGTTTCAGGTACCGCACTCTCTCAGTTAATTGTAAAGCTGTTCACCGATACACAGAAATATGCCGATATAACCGGTAAGAGCCTTAAAGAATTTAAGGCGCTTCTTAATGATAGCCCAATTGATGCTTTTGTTCTTGTTGCAGAGAAGCTGAAGGGGAATGCAGGCGAAATGGAAAAGTTTTTTGAAGGTGTGACAGATATTCACGCACGAAGCGGTAAGATGGTAGGTGTATTAGGAGATATCGCGGGTAACGCAGAATATGCAAGAAAGCGTTTGGCTGCCGCCACTGCAGCAATGGGTGACCAAGCCTCATTAGCATCAGCTTTTGCAGAGAAGAATCAAACCTTTGCCGCAACCCTCGACAAGATTGGGAAACAATTTGAAATCCTGGGTAGTAATAGAAGTGTTCAGGTCCTGTTAACCTCTATAGCAGGCATTATTACGTTTTTACTCGGTAACATACCAGGGTTAGTAATTGCTACTGGCGTTTGGGCTGCAGGATGGGCAATACTGAACAAGGAGCTATTCCTTGCTAAAGCCAATTTGTTATTGGTAAATGCGCAAATACTTGCAGGAAGAATTGCCTTAGCCGCTATTACTATTTTTACCAATGCCTATTCAGTTGCATTAGCACTTTGGACCGGAACAATGCGTGTAGCGACGGTAACCGCCCAGTTTTTGAATTCTACCTTGCTTGCCACCCCTTTAGGTATTATTCTGACGTTGGCAGGTCTGGCTGCGGGTACAATGGCTGCATTCGCCGGGGCCATTTCAGGCACAACTGAAAAAGTTTTGGCGCATGCTGCATCGTTGAGGTTATTAAATGATATACAGAATCGAGTTCAGGATCAGATTGGTGCCACTGTTAATAAAACCAAACTGCTGTCATCCGTGGTCGCGGATCACACAATAAGTGAAACAAGCCGTAAGAAGGCGCTACAAGATCTTATTGCAATCGCTCCTGAGTATTTAAATAAGCTCACCCTTGAAAATGCTGCCACTGCTGAAGGAAAGCAAATCTTAGACGGTTATTTAAAGTCTCTGCGAGAAAAGGCTGAGTTGCAAGCAGGCGAAGGGATAGCTAATAAGGCAATAGAGGACAGGACCAAATTAGAGAAAACCTTATTTGATTTAGAATTAAAGCGAAAACAGGGTAAAACAGGGAAGAATGATCTTACCGACGAAGAACAGAAATTCCTATCTACCGGGAGGAGAAGTGTGCCTTTTGGTGCCGCAATAGGCTCCCTGTTTGGTAAATCAACTATCGATGCAGCAATACAGGGGGTGCAAGATCAAATAAATGCAAAGAATGAGGAAGTTGATCAGGCTAATGCTTTTGTGAAAGCAAAATATGATAAGCTCGGGCAAACTGTTAAGGAAGGAAATGAAGCCGTCACAAATGCTCCGAAACCAAGAACCATTTCTACTGTAAAGGAGGAGATAAAAACACTTGACGAGCAAATCAATGTAGCTGAGATAGGTTCACAGAAATTGAAGGATCTTGTTTCCCAAAGAACTAAGCTTCAGAAGGAATTACAAGATGCGGAAGGTAAAACTAACGGCAAGGACAATGCTTCAAAGATTACAGGTACTCAGCGTGATGAACTGAGAGATAAAGAGGCTGCTAGAGAGGAAGAGTTATCATTCCAAAAGCTAAAATTTGCTGAAGGTAAACTGTCAGAAGAGGATTACCTGAAAAACATCCTTCAGATCAATAGAAAGTATATCGATGCTAAACTTGCTCTTATAAAAGGATCCAATTCCGCTGAACGGAAGCTAATATCTGATCTGAAGTCTGAGAAAGTAGACAACGAAAGAGAAACTAATGAAAAGCTGTTTAAGCTAGGTGAAGAAAGAATAAAAGACACCTTTGATCATGCAAGGAAAGAAGCTGAATCAACGCTACGGGCGGTTGAAAATAGCCCTATTGCTACTCCTTCAGAGCTTGCACAAGCGAAACTTGATGCAGACAAGGCAATCCTTACCGCTCAAACTGCCTTCAATGAATCAATGGATCAGCTGGAAAAGTCTCTTCACGTCCAATCGAAGAAGAATGCTGAGGAAAGGGCTGATTCAATTACCACTGTTAATCAGAATATTCAAAAGGACCAGTTATCCTTAAGTAAAGCAACTATTGAGGATATTAAAAAGCAAGGTGAAGCAGAAATAGCTGCTTATAAGGCCAATGTTGAAAAACAGAAATTAGCCGTTGCTCAAAGCAATAAATCGACACCAGTTAAGCAGAACCTTACCGACAAGCTCAATAAAACGGAGGAAATAGGAGTACTTGCATTAGAGGTAGCAACAATGGAAAAGTTGCTTCCGAAGTACAAACAGCAGCTAAAGGATAAAGAAAAAACTAAGCAGGAATATAACGAGTTCGTTACTCAATTGTATGAGAAGCAACAGGCATTACAGAAAGCGACACTAGAAGGGCAAAAGAAAAACCTCCTTTCTTTTGCTGATGGCCTAAAGAGCATCATTCAGAAACTATTTGTTGCATCTGACGAAATGTCCGCCACGATCATGCAGGGGCTGTCCGGAGCCTACAGCCTGGCACAGGATGCAATGAATGGTTTCTTCAACAATGAGCAGCAGCGTATTAAGGAGAGCCAAAAAAACATGCAGGATCGCCTTGATACTGAGCTTGAACAGGCGAAAGCTAGGGCGCAATCAAAGGCAGAAGAGGAAAGATTGGAAAAGCAGTACGCATTGAAGAAGAAGCAAGCCGACAAACAAGCCGGTGAGGAACTGAAAAAGGCAAAAAAGAAAGAGGCCCGGTTGGCTTTGGTGACAGAACTTGCCAATATAGCGGCGGCGGCAGCTGCTAACGTACTAAACGGTGTAACCTTTGGTGCTGCGGGAGTTGCCCAGTTTGCAGTTCAATCCGTGCTTGCTTTGGGAAGGTATGCAATTCGTATTAACGAGATAGACAATACCCAGTTTGCGTATGGTGGCTCTCCGGATGTGCCTACTCGAGGAGGAAGGTTTGGCGGTAAACCACACAGTCAGGGCGGTACACCGTTTATGTATAAAGGGCGCAGATTTGAAGGAGAAATCGATGAACTGGCAGTTATCCGTACTAAAAACGCGCCTACCGGAACTTATTCTATCACCGGTAATCATACTCAGATTGCCTCTGGTCTTAATGCCCTGGGAGGAGGGATATCATTTGCACCTGGAGCTCAAATTCAGAAATATGAATTTGGTGGAGGGCTCGGTGAGAGCCTAAAAGCACCGGTATTTACTCCTTCTTACTCTAATTCTCCTGTTAATACCAATAGTGCTGAATCAGAAAAATACTATGATCTCATTTTGGAACAGACGAAAGCTATTCAGGCGGTCAATGGACGTATAGATAAGATCGAAGTTGTCCAGGTGACCCGAAGCGTTACAGATGCGCAGAAAAAACATGTTAAGCAATCAAATATCGGTACCCTATGA